A window of the Juglans microcarpa x Juglans regia isolate MS1-56 chromosome 5D, Jm3101_v1.0, whole genome shotgun sequence genome harbors these coding sequences:
- the LOC121264956 gene encoding auxin response factor 3-like isoform X3 — MGLIDLNTTEDDETPSSGSSASSWYSASALSASALASASSVCLELWHACAGPLISLPKKNSVVVYFPQGHLEQVPDFPLAAYDLPPHVFCRVTDVKLHAEEGTDEVYAQVALVPENEQFEHKLQEGEIDADGEEDDADVAAKLSTPHMFCKTLTASDTSTHGGFSVPRRAAEDCFPALDYKQQRPSQELVAKDLHGLEWRFRHIYRGQPRRHLLTTGWSGFVNKKKLVSGDAVLFLRGEDGELRLGIRRAAQVKGSGSFSALCSRQMNHGSLMDVVNAISTRSTFNIYYNPSRASSSEFIIPLRKFLKSLQHSFSVGMRFKMRFEAEDAAERRYTGLVTGISDMDPVRWPGSKWRCLLVRWDDVETRHNRVSPWEIEPSISLSGSTSLMAPGSKRTRIGFPLGKLEFPIPTDGIGASDFGESLSFQKVLQGQEILGFTHDGIDTHNLQYLRTSETRRCIPGSNGSGIAAIGDGVRNPIVNSDISYKGMGFGESLRFQKVLQGQEIFPSLPYERAPSTNEAHGNGGLGILDGVQVMSSRNGWPGMMRGNNTTMCPFSPPMQASSPSSVLMFQQATNPVSNLGSMDKFNSHEDQRISNRSLSVSEKIGGKLTSSSLYEHNFRRKDQGGTNSSSFEHNQLVSTLPPFATQSTFEGTQDLVPTCKSSCRLFGFSLTEGKHVANTENSTPASSPLNPGASFLPHVGDQFHPKPPLMTKAVGTACTKETIPPKLDICDLSDYGLELDLIWNGVLLVWENDGMLQE, encoded by the exons ATGGGTCTGATCGATCTCAACACAACGGAGGACGACGAAACGCCGTCTTCCGGTTCCTCCGCTTCGTCATGGTACTCTGCCTCTGCTCTGAGTGCTTCGGCCTTGGCTTCGGCTTCGTCGGTCTGCCTGGAGTTGTGGCACGCGTGTGCGGGCCCACTGATTTCGCTTCCGAAGAAGAATAGTGTCGTGGTGTACTTCCCGCAGGGACACTTGGAGCAGGTTCCGGATTTTCCTCTTGCAGCCTATGATCTCCCTCCCCACGTGTTCTGTCGCGTTACTGATGTCAAGCTACAT GCGGAGGAGGGCACCGATGAGGTTTATGCGCAGGTCGCACTGGTTCCTGAAAACGAG CAATTCGAGCATAAACTTCAAGAAGGGGAAATCGATGCAGATGGGGAGGAAGACGATGCTGATGTAGCTGCAAAGTTGTCCACACCCCACATGTTCTGTAAGACTCTTACTGCTTCTGATACTAGCACACATGGAGGCTTCTCTGTACCTCGTCGAGCTGCTGAGGACTGCTTCCCTGCCCTG GACTATAAGCAACAGAGGCCTTCTCAAGAGCTTGTGGCGAAGGACCTACATGGTTTGGAATGGAGGTTTCGACATATCTACAGGG GGCAACCGCGAAGACATTTGCTCACTACTGGGTGGAGTGGTTTTGTAAACAAGAAGAAGCTTGTCTCTGGAGATGCCGTGCTCTTTCTTCG GGGTGAGGATGGAGAATTGCGACTGGGAATCCGAAGAGCTGCTCAAGTTAAAGGTAGCGGCAGTTTTTCGGCTCTCTGTAGCCGTCAGATGAATCATGGCTCTCTGATGGATGTGGTTAATGCTATATCTACTAGAAGCACCTTCAACATTTACTATAATCCAAG TAGGGCCAGTTCATCAGAATTCATAATACCTCTCCGTAAGTTCTTGAAGAGCCTGCAACATTCTTTTTCAGTTGGAATGAGGTTCAAAATGCGTTTTGAAGCAGAAGATGCAGCTGAGAGAAG ATACACAGGGCTTGTAACTGGAATAAGTGATATGGATCCTGTTAGATGGCCTGGTTCAAAATGGAGATGCCTACtg GTTAGGTGGGATGATGTGGAGACTAGGCATAACAGGGTTTCTCCATGGGAAATTGAGCCATCTATTTCTCTTTCGGGTTCCACTAGCTTGATGGCGCCTGGTTCAAAGAGGACCAGGATTGGATTTCCTTTAGGAAAATTGGAATTTCCAATTCCCA CAGATGGGATTGGAGCATCAGACTTCGGGGAATCTTTAAGCTTCCAGAAGGTCTTGCAAGGTCAAGAAATTTTGGGTTTTACTCATGATGGTATCGATACTCATAATCTGCAGTATCTGCGTACATCTGAAACGAGGAGGTGTATTCCTGGTTCAAATGGTTCTGGGATTGCTGCAATAGGAGATGGTGTTAGAAACCCAATTGTGAACTCTGATATCTCCTATAAAGGCATGGGCTTTGGTGAATCTTTGCGATTCCAGAAGGTCTTGCAAGGTCAAGAAATATTTCCAAGCTTGCCATATGAAAGAGCCCCATCAACTAATGAGGCTCATGGCAATGGTGGCCTTGGAATCCTTGATGGTGTTCAAGTGATGAGCTCGAGGAATGGATGGCCTGGGATGATGCGGGGCAATAATACAACTATGTGCCCATTTTCCCCACCTATGCAAGCTTCATCACCATCCTCTGTCTTAATGTTTCAGCAAGCAACTAATCCAGTTTCAAACTTAGGTTCAATGGATAAGTTCAATAGTCATGAGGATCAGAGAATTAGTAACCGAAGTTTGTCTGTTTCTGAAAAAATTGGTGGAAAGCTCACATCATCCTCACTATATGAGCATAACTTCCGCAGGAAAGATCAAGGAGGCACAAATTCTTCCAGTTTCGAGCATAATCAACTGGTCTCTACACTCCCTCCTTTTGCAACTCAATCCACCTTTGAGGGCACCCAGGATCTAGTTCCCACATGTAAAAGTAGCTGCAGACTCTTTGGGTTTTCATTGACAGAGGGAAAACATGTTGCAAATACTGAGAACTCCACTCCAGCTTCGTCCCCATTGAATCCTGGAGCTTCTTTTCTGCCTCATGTTGGGGACCAGTTCCATCCCAAGCCTCCACTGATGACCAAGGCAGTTGGAACCGCTTGTACCAAA GAAACCATTCCTCCTAAGCTAGACATATGTGATTTATCTGATTATGGGTTGGAGCTGGATTTGATATGGAATGGCGTTTTGCTagtctgggaaaatgacggaatGTTACAAGAATAG
- the LOC121264956 gene encoding auxin response factor 3-like isoform X1 encodes MGLIDLNTTEDDETPSSGSSASSWYSASALSASALASASSVCLELWHACAGPLISLPKKNSVVVYFPQGHLEQVPDFPLAAYDLPPHVFCRVTDVKLHAEEGTDEVYAQVALVPENEQFEHKLQEGEIDADGEEDDADVAAKLSTPHMFCKTLTASDTSTHGGFSVPRRAAEDCFPALDYKQQRPSQELVAKDLHGLEWRFRHIYRGQPRRHLLTTGWSGFVNKKKLVSGDAVLFLRGEDGELRLGIRRAAQVKGSGSFSALCSRQMNHGSLMDVVNAISTRSTFNIYYNPSISSRASSSEFIIPLRKFLKSLQHSFSVGMRFKMRFEAEDAAERRYTGLVTGISDMDPVRWPGSKWRCLLVRWDDVETRHNRVSPWEIEPSISLSGSTSLMAPGSKRTRIGFPLGKLEFPIPTDGIGASDFGESLSFQKVLQGQEILGFTHDGIDTHNLQYLRTSETRRCIPGSNGSGIAAIGDGVRNPIVNSDISYKGMGFGESLRFQKVLQGQEIFPSLPYERAPSTNEAHGNGGLGILDGVQVMSSRNGWPGMMRGNNTTMCPFSPPMQASSPSSVLMFQQATNPVSNLGSMDKFNSHEDQRISNRSLSVSEKIGGKLTSSSLYEHNFRRKDQGGTNSSSFEHNQLVSTLPPFATQSTFEGTQDLVPTCKSSCRLFGFSLTEGKHVANTENSTPASSPLNPGASFLPHVGDQFHPKPPLMTKAVGTACTKETIPPKLDICDLSDYGLELDLIWNGVLLVWENDGMLQE; translated from the exons ATGGGTCTGATCGATCTCAACACAACGGAGGACGACGAAACGCCGTCTTCCGGTTCCTCCGCTTCGTCATGGTACTCTGCCTCTGCTCTGAGTGCTTCGGCCTTGGCTTCGGCTTCGTCGGTCTGCCTGGAGTTGTGGCACGCGTGTGCGGGCCCACTGATTTCGCTTCCGAAGAAGAATAGTGTCGTGGTGTACTTCCCGCAGGGACACTTGGAGCAGGTTCCGGATTTTCCTCTTGCAGCCTATGATCTCCCTCCCCACGTGTTCTGTCGCGTTACTGATGTCAAGCTACAT GCGGAGGAGGGCACCGATGAGGTTTATGCGCAGGTCGCACTGGTTCCTGAAAACGAG CAATTCGAGCATAAACTTCAAGAAGGGGAAATCGATGCAGATGGGGAGGAAGACGATGCTGATGTAGCTGCAAAGTTGTCCACACCCCACATGTTCTGTAAGACTCTTACTGCTTCTGATACTAGCACACATGGAGGCTTCTCTGTACCTCGTCGAGCTGCTGAGGACTGCTTCCCTGCCCTG GACTATAAGCAACAGAGGCCTTCTCAAGAGCTTGTGGCGAAGGACCTACATGGTTTGGAATGGAGGTTTCGACATATCTACAGGG GGCAACCGCGAAGACATTTGCTCACTACTGGGTGGAGTGGTTTTGTAAACAAGAAGAAGCTTGTCTCTGGAGATGCCGTGCTCTTTCTTCG GGGTGAGGATGGAGAATTGCGACTGGGAATCCGAAGAGCTGCTCAAGTTAAAGGTAGCGGCAGTTTTTCGGCTCTCTGTAGCCGTCAGATGAATCATGGCTCTCTGATGGATGTGGTTAATGCTATATCTACTAGAAGCACCTTCAACATTTACTATAATCCAAG TATATCTAGTAGGGCCAGTTCATCAGAATTCATAATACCTCTCCGTAAGTTCTTGAAGAGCCTGCAACATTCTTTTTCAGTTGGAATGAGGTTCAAAATGCGTTTTGAAGCAGAAGATGCAGCTGAGAGAAG ATACACAGGGCTTGTAACTGGAATAAGTGATATGGATCCTGTTAGATGGCCTGGTTCAAAATGGAGATGCCTACtg GTTAGGTGGGATGATGTGGAGACTAGGCATAACAGGGTTTCTCCATGGGAAATTGAGCCATCTATTTCTCTTTCGGGTTCCACTAGCTTGATGGCGCCTGGTTCAAAGAGGACCAGGATTGGATTTCCTTTAGGAAAATTGGAATTTCCAATTCCCA CAGATGGGATTGGAGCATCAGACTTCGGGGAATCTTTAAGCTTCCAGAAGGTCTTGCAAGGTCAAGAAATTTTGGGTTTTACTCATGATGGTATCGATACTCATAATCTGCAGTATCTGCGTACATCTGAAACGAGGAGGTGTATTCCTGGTTCAAATGGTTCTGGGATTGCTGCAATAGGAGATGGTGTTAGAAACCCAATTGTGAACTCTGATATCTCCTATAAAGGCATGGGCTTTGGTGAATCTTTGCGATTCCAGAAGGTCTTGCAAGGTCAAGAAATATTTCCAAGCTTGCCATATGAAAGAGCCCCATCAACTAATGAGGCTCATGGCAATGGTGGCCTTGGAATCCTTGATGGTGTTCAAGTGATGAGCTCGAGGAATGGATGGCCTGGGATGATGCGGGGCAATAATACAACTATGTGCCCATTTTCCCCACCTATGCAAGCTTCATCACCATCCTCTGTCTTAATGTTTCAGCAAGCAACTAATCCAGTTTCAAACTTAGGTTCAATGGATAAGTTCAATAGTCATGAGGATCAGAGAATTAGTAACCGAAGTTTGTCTGTTTCTGAAAAAATTGGTGGAAAGCTCACATCATCCTCACTATATGAGCATAACTTCCGCAGGAAAGATCAAGGAGGCACAAATTCTTCCAGTTTCGAGCATAATCAACTGGTCTCTACACTCCCTCCTTTTGCAACTCAATCCACCTTTGAGGGCACCCAGGATCTAGTTCCCACATGTAAAAGTAGCTGCAGACTCTTTGGGTTTTCATTGACAGAGGGAAAACATGTTGCAAATACTGAGAACTCCACTCCAGCTTCGTCCCCATTGAATCCTGGAGCTTCTTTTCTGCCTCATGTTGGGGACCAGTTCCATCCCAAGCCTCCACTGATGACCAAGGCAGTTGGAACCGCTTGTACCAAA GAAACCATTCCTCCTAAGCTAGACATATGTGATTTATCTGATTATGGGTTGGAGCTGGATTTGATATGGAATGGCGTTTTGCTagtctgggaaaatgacggaatGTTACAAGAATAG
- the LOC121264956 gene encoding auxin response factor 3-like isoform X5: MGLIDLNTTEDDETPSSGSSASSWYSASALSASALASASSVCLELWHACAGPLISLPKKNSVVVYFPQGHLEQVPDFPLAAYDLPPHVFCRVTDVKLHAEEGTDEVYAQVALVPENEQFEHKLQEGEIDADGEEDDADVAAKLSTPHMFCKTLTASDTSTHGGFSVPRRAAEDCFPALDYKQQRPSQELVAKDLHGLEWRFRHIYRGQPRRHLLTTGWSGFVNKKKLVSGDAVLFLRGEDGELRLGIRRAAQVKGSGSFSALCSRQMNHGSLMDVVNAISTRSTFNIYYNPRASSSEFIIPLRKFLKSLQHSFSVGMRFKMRFEAEDAAERRYTGLVTGISDMDPVRWPGSKWRCLLVRWDDVETRHNRVSPWEIEPSISLSGSTSLMAPGSKRTRIGFPLGKLEFPIPNGIGASDFGESLSFQKVLQGQEILGFTHDGIDTHNLQYLRTSETRRCIPGSNGSGIAAIGDGVRNPIVNSDISYKGMGFGESLRFQKVLQGQEIFPSLPYERAPSTNEAHGNGGLGILDGVQVMSSRNGWPGMMRGNNTTMCPFSPPMQASSPSSVLMFQQATNPVSNLGSMDKFNSHEDQRISNRSLSVSEKIGGKLTSSSLYEHNFRRKDQGGTNSSSFEHNQLVSTLPPFATQSTFEGTQDLVPTCKSSCRLFGFSLTEGKHVANTENSTPASSPLNPGASFLPHVGDQFHPKPPLMTKAVGTACTKETIPPKLDICDLSDYGLELDLIWNGVLLVWENDGMLQE, translated from the exons ATGGGTCTGATCGATCTCAACACAACGGAGGACGACGAAACGCCGTCTTCCGGTTCCTCCGCTTCGTCATGGTACTCTGCCTCTGCTCTGAGTGCTTCGGCCTTGGCTTCGGCTTCGTCGGTCTGCCTGGAGTTGTGGCACGCGTGTGCGGGCCCACTGATTTCGCTTCCGAAGAAGAATAGTGTCGTGGTGTACTTCCCGCAGGGACACTTGGAGCAGGTTCCGGATTTTCCTCTTGCAGCCTATGATCTCCCTCCCCACGTGTTCTGTCGCGTTACTGATGTCAAGCTACAT GCGGAGGAGGGCACCGATGAGGTTTATGCGCAGGTCGCACTGGTTCCTGAAAACGAG CAATTCGAGCATAAACTTCAAGAAGGGGAAATCGATGCAGATGGGGAGGAAGACGATGCTGATGTAGCTGCAAAGTTGTCCACACCCCACATGTTCTGTAAGACTCTTACTGCTTCTGATACTAGCACACATGGAGGCTTCTCTGTACCTCGTCGAGCTGCTGAGGACTGCTTCCCTGCCCTG GACTATAAGCAACAGAGGCCTTCTCAAGAGCTTGTGGCGAAGGACCTACATGGTTTGGAATGGAGGTTTCGACATATCTACAGGG GGCAACCGCGAAGACATTTGCTCACTACTGGGTGGAGTGGTTTTGTAAACAAGAAGAAGCTTGTCTCTGGAGATGCCGTGCTCTTTCTTCG GGGTGAGGATGGAGAATTGCGACTGGGAATCCGAAGAGCTGCTCAAGTTAAAGGTAGCGGCAGTTTTTCGGCTCTCTGTAGCCGTCAGATGAATCATGGCTCTCTGATGGATGTGGTTAATGCTATATCTACTAGAAGCACCTTCAACATTTACTATAATCCAAG GGCCAGTTCATCAGAATTCATAATACCTCTCCGTAAGTTCTTGAAGAGCCTGCAACATTCTTTTTCAGTTGGAATGAGGTTCAAAATGCGTTTTGAAGCAGAAGATGCAGCTGAGAGAAG ATACACAGGGCTTGTAACTGGAATAAGTGATATGGATCCTGTTAGATGGCCTGGTTCAAAATGGAGATGCCTACtg GTTAGGTGGGATGATGTGGAGACTAGGCATAACAGGGTTTCTCCATGGGAAATTGAGCCATCTATTTCTCTTTCGGGTTCCACTAGCTTGATGGCGCCTGGTTCAAAGAGGACCAGGATTGGATTTCCTTTAGGAAAATTGGAATTTCCAATTCCCA ATGGGATTGGAGCATCAGACTTCGGGGAATCTTTAAGCTTCCAGAAGGTCTTGCAAGGTCAAGAAATTTTGGGTTTTACTCATGATGGTATCGATACTCATAATCTGCAGTATCTGCGTACATCTGAAACGAGGAGGTGTATTCCTGGTTCAAATGGTTCTGGGATTGCTGCAATAGGAGATGGTGTTAGAAACCCAATTGTGAACTCTGATATCTCCTATAAAGGCATGGGCTTTGGTGAATCTTTGCGATTCCAGAAGGTCTTGCAAGGTCAAGAAATATTTCCAAGCTTGCCATATGAAAGAGCCCCATCAACTAATGAGGCTCATGGCAATGGTGGCCTTGGAATCCTTGATGGTGTTCAAGTGATGAGCTCGAGGAATGGATGGCCTGGGATGATGCGGGGCAATAATACAACTATGTGCCCATTTTCCCCACCTATGCAAGCTTCATCACCATCCTCTGTCTTAATGTTTCAGCAAGCAACTAATCCAGTTTCAAACTTAGGTTCAATGGATAAGTTCAATAGTCATGAGGATCAGAGAATTAGTAACCGAAGTTTGTCTGTTTCTGAAAAAATTGGTGGAAAGCTCACATCATCCTCACTATATGAGCATAACTTCCGCAGGAAAGATCAAGGAGGCACAAATTCTTCCAGTTTCGAGCATAATCAACTGGTCTCTACACTCCCTCCTTTTGCAACTCAATCCACCTTTGAGGGCACCCAGGATCTAGTTCCCACATGTAAAAGTAGCTGCAGACTCTTTGGGTTTTCATTGACAGAGGGAAAACATGTTGCAAATACTGAGAACTCCACTCCAGCTTCGTCCCCATTGAATCCTGGAGCTTCTTTTCTGCCTCATGTTGGGGACCAGTTCCATCCCAAGCCTCCACTGATGACCAAGGCAGTTGGAACCGCTTGTACCAAA GAAACCATTCCTCCTAAGCTAGACATATGTGATTTATCTGATTATGGGTTGGAGCTGGATTTGATATGGAATGGCGTTTTGCTagtctgggaaaatgacggaatGTTACAAGAATAG
- the LOC121264956 gene encoding auxin response factor 3-like isoform X4, with the protein MGLIDLNTTEDDETPSSGSSASSWYSASALSASALASASSVCLELWHACAGPLISLPKKNSVVVYFPQGHLEQVPDFPLAAYDLPPHVFCRVTDVKLHAEEGTDEVYAQVALVPENEQFEHKLQEGEIDADGEEDDADVAAKLSTPHMFCKTLTASDTSTHGGFSVPRRAAEDCFPALDYKQQRPSQELVAKDLHGLEWRFRHIYRGQPRRHLLTTGWSGFVNKKKLVSGDAVLFLRGEDGELRLGIRRAAQVKGSGSFSALCSRQMNHGSLMDVVNAISTRSTFNIYYNPRASSSEFIIPLRKFLKSLQHSFSVGMRFKMRFEAEDAAERRYTGLVTGISDMDPVRWPGSKWRCLLVRWDDVETRHNRVSPWEIEPSISLSGSTSLMAPGSKRTRIGFPLGKLEFPIPTDGIGASDFGESLSFQKVLQGQEILGFTHDGIDTHNLQYLRTSETRRCIPGSNGSGIAAIGDGVRNPIVNSDISYKGMGFGESLRFQKVLQGQEIFPSLPYERAPSTNEAHGNGGLGILDGVQVMSSRNGWPGMMRGNNTTMCPFSPPMQASSPSSVLMFQQATNPVSNLGSMDKFNSHEDQRISNRSLSVSEKIGGKLTSSSLYEHNFRRKDQGGTNSSSFEHNQLVSTLPPFATQSTFEGTQDLVPTCKSSCRLFGFSLTEGKHVANTENSTPASSPLNPGASFLPHVGDQFHPKPPLMTKAVGTACTKETIPPKLDICDLSDYGLELDLIWNGVLLVWENDGMLQE; encoded by the exons ATGGGTCTGATCGATCTCAACACAACGGAGGACGACGAAACGCCGTCTTCCGGTTCCTCCGCTTCGTCATGGTACTCTGCCTCTGCTCTGAGTGCTTCGGCCTTGGCTTCGGCTTCGTCGGTCTGCCTGGAGTTGTGGCACGCGTGTGCGGGCCCACTGATTTCGCTTCCGAAGAAGAATAGTGTCGTGGTGTACTTCCCGCAGGGACACTTGGAGCAGGTTCCGGATTTTCCTCTTGCAGCCTATGATCTCCCTCCCCACGTGTTCTGTCGCGTTACTGATGTCAAGCTACAT GCGGAGGAGGGCACCGATGAGGTTTATGCGCAGGTCGCACTGGTTCCTGAAAACGAG CAATTCGAGCATAAACTTCAAGAAGGGGAAATCGATGCAGATGGGGAGGAAGACGATGCTGATGTAGCTGCAAAGTTGTCCACACCCCACATGTTCTGTAAGACTCTTACTGCTTCTGATACTAGCACACATGGAGGCTTCTCTGTACCTCGTCGAGCTGCTGAGGACTGCTTCCCTGCCCTG GACTATAAGCAACAGAGGCCTTCTCAAGAGCTTGTGGCGAAGGACCTACATGGTTTGGAATGGAGGTTTCGACATATCTACAGGG GGCAACCGCGAAGACATTTGCTCACTACTGGGTGGAGTGGTTTTGTAAACAAGAAGAAGCTTGTCTCTGGAGATGCCGTGCTCTTTCTTCG GGGTGAGGATGGAGAATTGCGACTGGGAATCCGAAGAGCTGCTCAAGTTAAAGGTAGCGGCAGTTTTTCGGCTCTCTGTAGCCGTCAGATGAATCATGGCTCTCTGATGGATGTGGTTAATGCTATATCTACTAGAAGCACCTTCAACATTTACTATAATCCAAG GGCCAGTTCATCAGAATTCATAATACCTCTCCGTAAGTTCTTGAAGAGCCTGCAACATTCTTTTTCAGTTGGAATGAGGTTCAAAATGCGTTTTGAAGCAGAAGATGCAGCTGAGAGAAG ATACACAGGGCTTGTAACTGGAATAAGTGATATGGATCCTGTTAGATGGCCTGGTTCAAAATGGAGATGCCTACtg GTTAGGTGGGATGATGTGGAGACTAGGCATAACAGGGTTTCTCCATGGGAAATTGAGCCATCTATTTCTCTTTCGGGTTCCACTAGCTTGATGGCGCCTGGTTCAAAGAGGACCAGGATTGGATTTCCTTTAGGAAAATTGGAATTTCCAATTCCCA CAGATGGGATTGGAGCATCAGACTTCGGGGAATCTTTAAGCTTCCAGAAGGTCTTGCAAGGTCAAGAAATTTTGGGTTTTACTCATGATGGTATCGATACTCATAATCTGCAGTATCTGCGTACATCTGAAACGAGGAGGTGTATTCCTGGTTCAAATGGTTCTGGGATTGCTGCAATAGGAGATGGTGTTAGAAACCCAATTGTGAACTCTGATATCTCCTATAAAGGCATGGGCTTTGGTGAATCTTTGCGATTCCAGAAGGTCTTGCAAGGTCAAGAAATATTTCCAAGCTTGCCATATGAAAGAGCCCCATCAACTAATGAGGCTCATGGCAATGGTGGCCTTGGAATCCTTGATGGTGTTCAAGTGATGAGCTCGAGGAATGGATGGCCTGGGATGATGCGGGGCAATAATACAACTATGTGCCCATTTTCCCCACCTATGCAAGCTTCATCACCATCCTCTGTCTTAATGTTTCAGCAAGCAACTAATCCAGTTTCAAACTTAGGTTCAATGGATAAGTTCAATAGTCATGAGGATCAGAGAATTAGTAACCGAAGTTTGTCTGTTTCTGAAAAAATTGGTGGAAAGCTCACATCATCCTCACTATATGAGCATAACTTCCGCAGGAAAGATCAAGGAGGCACAAATTCTTCCAGTTTCGAGCATAATCAACTGGTCTCTACACTCCCTCCTTTTGCAACTCAATCCACCTTTGAGGGCACCCAGGATCTAGTTCCCACATGTAAAAGTAGCTGCAGACTCTTTGGGTTTTCATTGACAGAGGGAAAACATGTTGCAAATACTGAGAACTCCACTCCAGCTTCGTCCCCATTGAATCCTGGAGCTTCTTTTCTGCCTCATGTTGGGGACCAGTTCCATCCCAAGCCTCCACTGATGACCAAGGCAGTTGGAACCGCTTGTACCAAA GAAACCATTCCTCCTAAGCTAGACATATGTGATTTATCTGATTATGGGTTGGAGCTGGATTTGATATGGAATGGCGTTTTGCTagtctgggaaaatgacggaatGTTACAAGAATAG